One window from the genome of Alnus glutinosa chromosome 13, dhAlnGlut1.1, whole genome shotgun sequence encodes:
- the LOC133853933 gene encoding uncharacterized protein LOC133853933 yields MVTTRLVRRGAVEENMQEEVGTSNDPQVEIVCLREKVAQLERELGERDHTERQETQGDSLRGDPGSPAHEGPPPERTAVEESSTEGNMELGSLIRKNEKEKKEWAEKLAKLEQQCDYLMGSAQSMAKGKASLADNLFSTAASPFTDQIMSCQLPSEFRVPEIPLYTGLGDPIEHLASFRAHTVLHATPDEVACRAFPLTLAGGAREWFRTLPPRSISNFEGFAKKFASQFMTGVVRKKPAQHLMTIKQGPQESLRNYLLRFNQERLAAESQSEQFVHCAIYQGIRKDGALMADLARRPSEGLQDFLDRAEEFVNQEETLRAFRGVEGLVKENPIPDRKLKSRTAPVGREVAERGPARRVESYHWTPVNAPTKEILMEIRKDPNYKDPSPIKGRPPHHNRHKYCHYHDSFGHYTDNCISLKEVIEKYIADGKLKRFVERRQSSSDKRPAYKFAGNQGSSGRDARSRKQQYYRERKPPQQPRRDVRAEKSPQRERSKSRGRPQDSGCFPKIQTIAGSFGGGGETYSARKSYVKEMREVSIYAVARPGKTARREMLTITFSDEDYEGVYLPHSDALVVTMVIGNHRIHRVLVDNGSSADILYKSAFDLMKISEDKLSAF; encoded by the coding sequence ATGGTGACTACGCGATTAGTTCGAAGAGGAGCGGTTGAAGAGAATATGCAGGAAGAGGTCGGAACTTCCAATGATCCGCAGGTAGAGATAGTTTGTTTGAGGGAGAAAGTGGCGCAACTTGAAAGGGAGTTAGGCGAACGAGATCATACGGAGCGGCAGGAAACTCAGGGAGACTCCTTGCGTGGTGATCCGGGGAGTCCCGCGCACGAGGGCCCACCCCCCGAGAGGACAGCTGTGGAAGAGAGCAGCACTGAAGGTAACATGGAGCTCGGCagccttataaggaaaaatGAGAAGGAGAAAAAGGAGTGGGCAGAGAAGTTGGCTAAATTGGAGCAGCAGTGTGACTACTTGATGGGCTCCGCCCAGTCGATGGCCAAGGGAAAAGCTTCACTGGCCGATAATTTGTTTTCCACCGCCGCGTCCCCTTTTACTGACCAGATAATGTCATGCCAACTTCCAAGTGAATTTAGAGTGCCTGAAATACCACTGTATACAGGGCTGGGGGACCCAATTGAGCACCTCGCAAGTTTTCGCGCCCATACAGTGTTGCATGCCACCCCGGACGAGGTCGCATGTCGAGCCTTCCCCCTTACTTTGGCGGGGGGAGCTCGAGAATGGTTCAGAACCCTGCCGCCTCGTTCAATCTCGAACTTTGAAGGCTTTGCTAAAAAGTTTGCATCACAATTCATGACGGGTGTTGTTCGGAAAAAGCCTGCTCAGCATCTAATGACCATTAAGCAGGGCCCACAGGAGTCGTTGCGAAATTATCTGCTCCGTTTTAATCAAGAAAGGTTGGCTGCGGAGAGCCAAAGTGAGCAGTTCGTTCATTGCGCCATATACCAGGGCATAAGGAAGGATGGTGCCCTTATGGCGGATTTAGCGAGGAGGCCGTCCGAAGGGCTACAGGACTTCCTGGACCGAGCTGAAGAGTTCGTAAACCAGGAGGAAACCCTCCGTGCGTTCCGAGGGGTCGAGGGGCTGGTGAAGGAAAACCCCATCCCGGACAGGAAGTTGAAATCGAGGACGGCCCCGGTAGGAAGGGAGGTGGCCGAGCGCGGACCCGCTAGGAGAGTTGAAAGTTATCACTGGACGCCCGTGAATGCTCCGACGAAGGAGATTCTCATGGAGATCAGAAAGGATCCGAACTATAAGGATCCCTCGCCAATAAAAGGCCGGCCGCCTCATCACAACCGGCATAAGTACTGCCACTACCATGACTCTTTTGGTCACTATACAGACAATTGCATTTCTCTGAAAGAGGTGATCGAAAAGTATATAGCTGATGGCAAGTTGAAACGTTTCGTGGAGAGACGTCAGAGCTCCTCGGACAAGCGCCCTGCGTACAAGTTTGCGGGGAACCAGGGATCATCCGGGCGCGATGCACGCTCAAGAAAGCAGCAGTACTATCGGGAAAGAAAACCGCCTCAACAGCCCCGCAGGGATGTCCGGGCGGAGAAGTCGCCTCAGCGTGAGCGGAGCAAAAGCCGCGGGAGGCCGCAGGACTCAGGGTGTTTCCCCAAAATCCAGACTATAGCTGGAAGCTTCGGAGGTGGAGGCGAGACTTATTCAGCTCGCAAGTCTTATGTGAAGGAAATGCGAGAAGTGTCCATTTACGCAGTCGCAAGGCCGGGAAAAACTGCGAGGCGCGAGATGTTAACCATCACCTTCTCGGATGAGGATTACGAGGGGGTATACTTACCCCACTCGGATGCCCTGGTGGTAACCATGGTCATA